A single genomic interval of Candidatus Bipolaricaulis anaerobius harbors:
- a CDS encoding monovalent cation/H+ antiporter complex subunit F produces the protein MIVALPFAVGGVALLVSILVCMVRLSIGPTAADRAVALDTINTLVVATMMLLGAAFDEVVLLDVALVYALLSYVGTLFIARYLEGGLD, from the coding sequence ATGATCGTGGCCCTTCCGTTTGCGGTGGGCGGGGTGGCCCTCCTCGTGTCCATCCTCGTGTGCATGGTGCGGCTCTCGATTGGCCCCACCGCTGCCGACCGGGCGGTGGCGTTGGATACGATCAACACCCTCGTCGTGGCGACGATGATGCTCCTCGGGGCGGCGTTCGACGAGGTGGTCCTCCTCGATGTTGCCCTCGTCTACGCGCTCCTCTCCTACGTGGGGACGCTCTTCATCGCGCGGTACCTCGAAGGGGGGCTCGATTGA
- the mnhG gene encoding monovalent cation/H(+) antiporter subunit G, protein MNGLIYTFLAIGAVFNALGSVALLRFPDVYTRIHGATKCTTFGSIFSILAVAVYGIVQGGGAGGTMAVRAALALMFLLLTNPTGSHALARAAHRSGIKPFRAVVDRLEEAHHASPDGHGSEGAR, encoded by the coding sequence TTGAACGGGCTCATCTACACATTCCTCGCGATCGGGGCCGTGTTCAATGCCCTGGGGTCCGTCGCCCTCCTGCGGTTCCCCGACGTGTACACCCGCATCCACGGGGCAACGAAGTGCACCACCTTCGGCTCGATCTTCTCGATCCTCGCCGTTGCTGTGTACGGGATCGTCCAGGGCGGCGGGGCGGGGGGCACGATGGCAGTGCGGGCGGCCCTCGCCCTTATGTTCCTCCTCCTCACGAACCCCACCGGGTCCCACGCCCTGGCGCGGGCGGCTCATCGGTCGGGGATCAAGCCGTTCCGGGCCGTGGTGGACCGCCTCGAAGAGGCCCATCACGCCTCGCCCGACGGTCACGGATCGGAGGGGGCGCGATGA
- a CDS encoding hydrogenase subunit MbhD domain-containing protein, translated as MTIWAVLQVLILVLIVVGSVLAVWLKDLLASVIALGGSSLLLSLEFYLLQAPDVAIAEAGVGAALTTAIFVLAIRKTQRKEEE; from the coding sequence ATGACGATCTGGGCCGTTCTGCAGGTCCTGATTCTCGTCCTGATCGTGGTGGGGTCGGTCCTCGCCGTGTGGCTGAAGGACCTCCTGGCGAGCGTGATCGCGCTTGGCGGATCCAGCCTCCTCCTCTCCCTCGAGTTCTACCTCCTCCAGGCCCCGGACGTCGCGATCGCTGAGGCCGGGGTGGGGGCGGCCTTGACGACGGCGATCTTCGTCCTCGCCATTCGCAAGACGCAGCGAAAGGAGGAGGAATGA
- the mbhE gene encoding hydrogen gas-evolving membrane-bound hydrogenase subunit E → MKRWLTLAAFAVVAGCLLLAGAEMRPFGVPRSDLMDRYFNAWSQKEVAANNVVTAIVFDYRGYDTLGEATVLFVAVVGVTLILRRIKK, encoded by the coding sequence ATGAAGCGCTGGCTGACGCTGGCTGCGTTCGCCGTTGTCGCGGGGTGCCTCCTCCTCGCGGGGGCGGAGATGCGCCCGTTCGGGGTGCCGCGGTCCGACCTGATGGACCGCTATTTCAACGCCTGGTCCCAGAAAGAGGTGGCGGCGAACAACGTCGTCACGGCGATCGTGTTCGATTACCGAGGCTACGACACCCTGGGCGAGGCGACCGTCTTGTTCGTGGCCGTGGTGGGGGTCACCCTCATCCTGCGGAGGATCAAGAAATGA
- a CDS encoding MnhB domain-containing protein, translated as MSVVVRTIARILVPVILVFGGYVILHGHLTPGGGFQGGAVAASAVALVLVAFGAPAVKKLKAPFSILEDLNGVAFVVLGFLGLGFTFFANSLAGMGGLFGTPVPPGPNPGYLNTAGTLPLMNWAVGLKVIGGLGTVLVLFGLVGRDDDR; from the coding sequence ATGAGCGTTGTCGTGCGCACGATCGCCCGGATCCTCGTCCCGGTGATCCTCGTGTTCGGGGGGTATGTGATCCTCCACGGGCACCTCACCCCGGGCGGTGGGTTCCAGGGTGGGGCGGTGGCTGCATCGGCGGTGGCCCTCGTCCTCGTCGCGTTCGGGGCGCCGGCGGTGAAGAAGCTCAAGGCCCCGTTCTCGATCCTCGAGGACTTGAATGGGGTCGCGTTCGTGGTCCTGGGATTCCTCGGCCTGGGGTTCACGTTCTTCGCGAACTCGCTCGCCGGGATGGGGGGCCTGTTCGGGACCCCGGTCCCTCCCGGGCCCAACCCCGGGTACCTCAACACCGCAGGGACGCTCCCCCTCATGAACTGGGCGGTGGGGCTCAAGGTGATAGGCGGCCTGGGGACGGTGCTCGTCCTGTTCGGGCTGGTCGGGAGGGACGATGATCGGTAA
- a CDS encoding sodium:proton antiporter produces MIGNTPFVVCMILVALGLWALLFRRNLVKIVIGLTLIENGVNLFLVATGYVQEGVVPIYTYAPPDATMVLPTPQALTLTSIVIGLATTALMLSFAVVIHRHKKTLDGRKMTELSG; encoded by the coding sequence ATGATCGGTAATACCCCATTTGTGGTATGCATGATCCTCGTCGCCCTTGGGCTGTGGGCCCTCCTTTTCCGGAGGAACCTTGTGAAGATCGTGATCGGGCTCACCCTCATCGAGAACGGGGTGAACCTGTTCCTCGTCGCCACGGGCTATGTGCAGGAAGGAGTCGTCCCCATCTACACCTACGCCCCACCGGACGCCACGATGGTCCTCCCCACACCGCAGGCCCTGACCCTGACGAGCATCGTGATCGGGCTCGCCACCACAGCGCTCATGCTCTCGTTCGCCGTCGTCATCCATCGCCACAAGAAGACACTCGATGGCCGCAAGATGACGGAGCTCTCCGGATGA
- a CDS encoding proton-conducting transporter membrane subunit, which produces MNLAAHAPILAIAVPLLGGFALPLWGKIHPSLRDLWLALVASLTAALMGFVAVQVLTTGIQVYTLGASSPGETLSPGGFPIRIVLTVDALSAFMGAIATLLAVVAFTYAWRYLEEEEGKTLALTLGTLLWAGMIGMAFTGDLFNLFVFFEVTSIAACGLIGYRTWTSRGPEAAFKTMVMYTVGGLFVLLAIALLYGEYGALNLAHLARLIAGTTVDRIALGLLLGGFLMKVGAVPLHMWAPDAYGEAPAQAVILLVANTQTSLYALFRILFTLYGGVVDPAIGWLVVGLGMLTLVVAALMAVVQMDLGRLVAFGAVSQIGYMLLGVGVGLTVISSQPAFGLVAIQGGIFHMLNDAVAIGLLFLAVGAVEKAAGNRNLDTLGGLGHDLGWTTGFFLVGSLALAGIPPLNGFASKLMIYESSFALSPILAALAILASILLLATFVRAFQGAFLGPRLAPPKPVPTAMLVAMGVLAVGVLALGLFPELVVRHLVAPAAKALWEGREAYLRAVLGG; this is translated from the coding sequence ATGAACCTCGCCGCGCACGCCCCGATCCTCGCCATCGCCGTGCCCCTCCTCGGCGGGTTCGCGCTCCCGCTGTGGGGGAAGATCCATCCGTCCCTGCGGGACCTGTGGCTCGCCCTCGTCGCGTCCCTTACGGCGGCCCTCATGGGGTTCGTGGCGGTGCAGGTCCTCACGACTGGGATCCAGGTCTACACCCTGGGCGCCTCCTCCCCCGGGGAGACGCTTTCCCCGGGCGGGTTCCCGATCCGGATCGTGCTCACCGTGGACGCCCTCAGCGCGTTCATGGGCGCGATCGCGACCCTCCTGGCGGTGGTGGCGTTCACCTACGCGTGGCGGTACCTCGAGGAAGAAGAGGGGAAGACCCTCGCCCTCACCCTGGGCACGCTCCTCTGGGCGGGGATGATCGGGATGGCGTTCACCGGGGACCTGTTCAACCTGTTCGTGTTCTTCGAGGTGACCTCGATCGCCGCCTGTGGGCTCATCGGCTACCGCACCTGGACCTCCCGCGGGCCGGAGGCGGCGTTCAAGACGATGGTCATGTACACGGTGGGGGGGCTGTTCGTCCTCCTTGCAATTGCCCTCCTGTACGGGGAGTACGGGGCGCTCAACCTCGCCCACCTCGCCCGCCTCATCGCGGGAACGACGGTGGACCGGATCGCGCTCGGGCTCCTCCTGGGGGGGTTCCTCATGAAGGTGGGGGCAGTGCCCTTGCACATGTGGGCGCCCGATGCCTACGGTGAGGCGCCGGCCCAGGCGGTGATCCTCCTCGTCGCCAACACCCAAACGTCCCTTTACGCCCTGTTCCGGATCCTGTTCACCCTCTACGGCGGGGTGGTCGATCCCGCGATCGGGTGGCTGGTGGTGGGGCTGGGGATGCTCACCCTGGTGGTGGCGGCCCTGATGGCGGTGGTGCAGATGGACCTCGGGCGGCTCGTCGCGTTCGGGGCGGTGTCCCAGATCGGGTACATGCTCCTCGGGGTCGGGGTCGGGCTGACCGTGATCTCCTCCCAGCCCGCGTTCGGCCTCGTCGCGATCCAGGGCGGGATCTTCCACATGCTGAACGATGCGGTGGCGATCGGGCTCCTCTTCCTGGCGGTAGGGGCGGTGGAGAAGGCCGCCGGGAACCGGAACCTAGACACCCTGGGCGGGCTGGGGCACGACCTGGGGTGGACGACGGGGTTCTTCCTGGTGGGCTCGCTCGCCCTGGCGGGGATCCCGCCCCTCAACGGGTTCGCCTCAAAACTCATGATCTACGAGTCGAGCTTCGCCCTCTCCCCGATCCTGGCCGCGCTGGCGATCTTGGCCTCGATCCTCCTCTTGGCCACGTTCGTGCGCGCGTTTCAGGGGGCGTTCCTCGGGCCACGGCTCGCCCCACCTAAGCCCGTTCCGACCGCGATGCTCGTGGCGATGGGGGTCTTGGCGGTGGGCGTCCTCGCCCTGGGCCTGTTCCCGGAGCTCGTCGTTCGCCACCTCGTGGCACCCGCGGCGAAGGCACTCTGGGAAGGGCGGGAGGCCTACCTGCGGGCGGTGTTGGGAGGATGA
- a CDS encoding hydrogenase produces the protein MTLLTGEGYWSPLLWLAAAAGVVLLSLLIWSRGRKGYNRATEQDLPFLSGEKREGVHVGGGHLYWGFVEGLRPYVERLRLSHSGFVGDYVAWFVVMLAVVFLIVLVGG, from the coding sequence ATGACGCTCCTCACGGGCGAAGGGTACTGGAGCCCACTCCTCTGGCTTGCCGCTGCCGCGGGGGTGGTCCTCCTCTCCCTCCTCATCTGGTCCCGCGGTCGGAAGGGCTACAACCGCGCCACGGAGCAGGACCTGCCCTTCCTCTCCGGGGAAAAGCGGGAGGGGGTTCACGTCGGGGGGGGGCACCTGTACTGGGGGTTCGTGGAGGGCCTGCGGCCGTACGTGGAGCGGCTGCGCCTCTCCCACAGCGGGTTCGTCGGCGACTACGTCGCGTGGTTCGTCGTCATGCTCGCTGTCGTGTTCCTGATCGTCCTCGTGGGGGGCTGA
- a CDS encoding NADH-quinone oxidoreductase subunit B family protein produces MGLASFKRALWVFHIATGSCNGCDIEIVAALTPRYDVERFGIKLVGSPRHADVLLVTGPVTRPMAERLKRVYEQTPDPKAVVVVGGCGATSGVFYDSYNVVGPVDAIVPVTAYVPGCPPRPEAIIHGVVTAVAQIEAAAAGEKR; encoded by the coding sequence ATGGGCCTAGCCTCGTTCAAGCGGGCGCTGTGGGTATTCCATATCGCAACCGGCTCGTGCAACGGCTGCGACATCGAGATCGTGGCCGCCCTCACCCCCCGGTACGACGTGGAGCGGTTCGGGATCAAGCTCGTCGGCTCCCCGCGCCATGCCGACGTCCTCCTCGTCACCGGCCCGGTGACGCGGCCGATGGCGGAGCGGCTGAAGCGCGTCTACGAGCAGACGCCGGACCCGAAGGCGGTGGTCGTGGTAGGGGGGTGCGGTGCGACATCGGGCGTGTTCTACGATAGCTACAACGTGGTCGGTCCGGTGGACGCGATCGTCCCCGTGACGGCCTACGTCCCAGGGTGCCCGCCGCGGCCGGAGGCGATCATCCACGGCGTGGTGACGGCGGTGGCGCAGATCGAGGCCGCCGCGGCAGGGGAGAAGAGATGA
- a CDS encoding NADH-quinone oxidoreductase subunit C, translating into MTVDQVKSALTRGVPGLTIEERPRQVGVREPVTVAEVWAEIGREGLLPAVAALKAAGPLHISIISGRDRGNEIELLYHFAVGYGTPGGEVMVTLRLDVPASDPTVPSICALLPGAETTEREKIEFLGIHFTGIPSTDHVFLPDGFPGHPWRKGDPETEKLVKRLVEWEGKDA; encoded by the coding sequence ATGACGGTGGATCAGGTGAAGTCCGCGCTCACCCGCGGGGTGCCCGGCCTCACGATCGAGGAGCGGCCGCGCCAGGTTGGGGTACGGGAACCGGTGACCGTGGCCGAGGTGTGGGCCGAGATCGGCCGGGAGGGCCTCCTCCCGGCAGTGGCGGCCCTCAAGGCCGCTGGGCCCTTGCACATCTCGATCATCTCCGGTCGGGACAGGGGAAACGAGATCGAGCTCCTCTACCACTTCGCCGTCGGGTACGGGACGCCCGGGGGGGAGGTCATGGTTACCCTGCGGCTAGATGTCCCCGCATCCGATCCCACCGTGCCCTCGATCTGTGCGCTCCTCCCCGGAGCAGAGACGACCGAGCGGGAGAAGATCGAGTTTCTCGGGATCCACTTCACCGGGATCCCGTCCACCGACCACGTGTTCCTCCCCGACGGGTTCCCAGGCCACCCGTGGCGGAAGGGCGATCCGGAGACGGAGAAACTCGTGAAGCGGCTCGTGGAGTGGGAGGGCAAGGATGCCTGA
- a CDS encoding nickel-dependent hydrogenase large subunit, translated as MPDQVYEIPIGPIHPALKEPIRFTFKVEGERIRGVDIRPGFAHRGIEFMGMKRNLIQTLYLSERICGICSISHPITITLAVERAAGIEVPPRAQYLRVIFAELERIHSHLLWAGVAAHELGFDTLLHLTWKVREKVLDLLEELSGNRIDYAIPIYGGVRRDITPEQYPQVEAMVRYYRGLLDELLDAFLRDPSVAARTRGVGVLEPEEADSLCAVGPTARASGLAKDVRQDRPYLVYGDLGVKAITPREWGLEPRGDVYDKVVVRLLEVGQSLDLIERCLVEMPEGEITSFPKIPALLAYLKKADGEGLGWHEAPRGEVIHYIRLEAGVEEPVVWKVKAPTYSNLMSWVPMFVDQEIADIPIIAASIDPCMCCMDRVHMVDDSSASMVQKEELLRLSRAKTERICRGGGPA; from the coding sequence ATGCCTGACCAGGTGTACGAGATCCCGATTGGCCCCATCCATCCAGCGCTCAAGGAGCCGATCCGGTTCACATTCAAGGTCGAGGGGGAGCGGATTCGGGGGGTGGACATCCGGCCCGGGTTCGCCCATCGCGGGATCGAGTTCATGGGGATGAAGCGGAACCTCATCCAGACCCTGTACCTCTCCGAGCGGATCTGCGGCATCTGCTCGATCTCCCACCCCATCACGATCACGCTCGCCGTGGAGCGGGCAGCGGGGATCGAGGTCCCGCCCCGCGCCCAGTACCTGCGGGTCATCTTCGCGGAGCTGGAGCGGATCCATTCCCACCTCCTCTGGGCCGGAGTCGCGGCGCACGAACTGGGGTTCGACACCCTCCTCCACCTCACGTGGAAGGTGCGGGAGAAGGTCCTCGACCTCCTGGAGGAGCTGTCCGGAAACCGCATTGACTACGCGATCCCGATCTACGGTGGGGTACGGCGGGACATCACCCCCGAGCAGTACCCGCAGGTTGAGGCGATGGTCCGCTACTACCGCGGCCTCCTCGATGAACTCCTCGACGCGTTCCTCCGCGACCCGTCCGTGGCGGCGCGCACGCGCGGGGTGGGGGTCCTCGAGCCGGAGGAGGCGGATTCCCTGTGCGCGGTGGGCCCCACCGCCCGGGCGTCGGGCCTCGCGAAGGATGTGCGCCAGGATAGGCCGTACCTCGTCTACGGCGACCTCGGGGTGAAGGCGATCACCCCCCGCGAGTGGGGCCTCGAGCCGCGCGGCGACGTGTACGACAAGGTGGTGGTCCGCCTCCTTGAGGTGGGGCAGTCCCTCGACCTCATCGAGCGCTGCCTCGTGGAGATGCCGGAGGGCGAGATCACGTCGTTCCCCAAAATCCCCGCTCTGTTGGCTTACCTGAAGAAGGCCGACGGGGAGGGCCTGGGGTGGCACGAAGCGCCGCGGGGGGAGGTCATCCACTACATCCGCCTCGAGGCGGGGGTCGAAGAACCGGTGGTGTGGAAGGTGAAGGCGCCCACGTACTCGAACCTCATGAGCTGGGTCCCGATGTTCGTGGACCAGGAAATCGCCGACATCCCGATCATCGCCGCCTCGATCGACCCCTGCATGTGCTGCATGGACCGCGTGCACATGGTGGACGACAGCTCCGCGTCCATGGTGCAGAAGGAGGAGCTCCTCCGCCTCTCCCGCGCCAAGACGGAACGGATCTGCCGTGGCGGAGGCCCAGCATGA
- a CDS encoding respiratory chain complex I subunit 1 family protein, translated as MSALHLLWQGAAVLVGGGILGLVYKGFDRKLAARMQSRIGPPLRQPFLDVGKLLVKESVVPKDAVGWLFRAMPFLAVVASFTVLLYLPWGPFPAILSGHGDAILVLYLLAVPALAMALGGFASGSPLATVGAQREIVMLMSYEFPLAVAVVGVVWRLATLGGGPAFSLAAIAAAPLWTQVGPLGVIGLAILAFCLLIVTPAELSKIPFDIPEAETEIAGGLMVEYSGTYLALFYLADAAKTIAMAALVVTLFAPYGIAGLLGLSGAGAQAVDLAFHLVKIFAVMFTAVTTVRVAMARLKVDQVARGFWLQITAVAVAGLVLLVLDRMVMG; from the coding sequence ATGAGCGCCCTTCACCTCCTGTGGCAGGGAGCGGCGGTGCTCGTGGGTGGGGGGATCCTTGGGCTCGTGTACAAGGGATTCGACCGCAAACTCGCGGCGCGGATGCAATCGCGGATCGGCCCCCCCCTCCGCCAGCCGTTCCTCGACGTGGGGAAGCTCCTCGTGAAAGAGAGCGTCGTCCCCAAGGATGCGGTGGGGTGGCTGTTCCGGGCGATGCCGTTCCTGGCCGTGGTCGCCTCGTTCACGGTCCTCCTCTACCTCCCGTGGGGGCCGTTCCCGGCGATCCTGAGCGGCCATGGGGATGCGATCCTCGTCCTGTACCTCCTCGCTGTGCCCGCCCTCGCGATGGCCCTCGGCGGGTTCGCCTCCGGGTCGCCGTTGGCCACCGTGGGCGCCCAGCGCGAGATCGTGATGCTCATGTCCTACGAGTTCCCCCTCGCCGTGGCCGTGGTCGGCGTGGTGTGGCGGCTGGCGACCTTGGGCGGGGGGCCCGCGTTCTCCTTGGCCGCGATCGCGGCCGCCCCCCTGTGGACCCAGGTGGGTCCGCTCGGGGTGATCGGCCTCGCGATCCTCGCCTTCTGCCTCCTCATCGTGACGCCCGCCGAACTCTCCAAGATCCCGTTCGACATCCCCGAGGCGGAGACGGAGATCGCGGGTGGGCTGATGGTTGAGTACTCGGGGACGTACCTGGCGCTCTTCTACCTCGCCGATGCGGCGAAGACGATCGCCATGGCCGCCCTCGTCGTGACCCTGTTCGCCCCGTACGGGATCGCTGGCCTCCTCGGCCTCAGTGGGGCCGGGGCGCAGGCGGTGGACCTCGCGTTCCACCTCGTGAAGATCTTCGCCGTGATGTTCACCGCCGTGACCACGGTGCGGGTGGCGATGGCCCGCCTCAAGGTGGACCAGGTGGCGCGCGGGTTCTGGCTCCAGATCACGGCTGTGGCCGTGGCGGGACTGGTGCTGCTCGTTCTTGACCGGATGGTGATGGGATGA
- a CDS encoding 4Fe-4S binding protein, whose amino-acid sequence MILKTLFSQLFTRPATNRFPAKYMPKSVVGFLGRVKEGKATLVPPVPVPPKFRGKIAYDREKCIGCQLCIRVCPAKVIEFLPEEKKIRMHVARCTFCAQCVDACPVDALAASPDFLLSATDRSSAALTVE is encoded by the coding sequence ATGATCCTCAAAACCCTGTTCTCCCAGCTCTTCACCAGGCCGGCGACGAACCGGTTCCCGGCGAAATACATGCCGAAGTCCGTGGTCGGGTTCCTGGGGCGGGTGAAGGAGGGGAAGGCGACCCTCGTCCCGCCCGTGCCCGTGCCGCCCAAGTTCCGGGGGAAGATCGCCTACGACCGGGAGAAGTGCATCGGGTGCCAGCTCTGCATCCGGGTGTGCCCGGCGAAGGTGATCGAGTTCCTCCCCGAGGAGAAGAAGATCCGGATGCACGTGGCGCGGTGCACGTTCTGCGCCCAGTGCGTGGACGCTTGCCCGGTGGACGCCCTCGCCGCGAGCCCGGACTTCCTCCTCTCCGCTACCGACCGTAGCTCCGCTGCCCTGACTGTGGAGTAG
- a CDS encoding ABC transporter permease subunit, producing the protein MRASIRSNLRLKIALGIVLSITFICVAGVTILFCILLLEPEMGSVVPDRSRLEAYLGIIVYAASFLGVGITLNSFAFQSLVREKTRGNLQSLLATPVRPKDIWMGKSLSILVPGTLFGSALAVLVLVIVNGVYFLPGIGFVLNPWIALSSFVGVPLVYLALGLLVHLVGLTSRAANGNVIAQLFLPVMVNVMIQLAVHDVIDASSWLFLAINLGLAAVIGTIVIGLRSRLTAENIILSN; encoded by the coding sequence ATGCGGGCCAGCATACGTAGCAATCTGAGACTTAAAATAGCTCTCGGCATTGTACTATCCATCACCTTCATCTGCGTCGCTGGCGTCACTATCCTGTTCTGCATCCTCTTGCTGGAGCCGGAAATGGGATCGGTTGTGCCGGACCGTTCCCGGCTGGAAGCGTACCTGGGCATCATCGTCTATGCGGCTAGCTTCCTCGGTGTAGGCATTACACTTAACTCCTTCGCGTTTCAGTCGCTGGTGCGCGAGAAGACACGTGGCAACCTGCAGTCACTGCTGGCGACCCCCGTCCGGCCAAAGGATATCTGGATGGGCAAGAGCTTATCCATTTTGGTCCCGGGCACGCTATTTGGGAGTGCGCTGGCGGTGCTGGTGCTCGTCATCGTCAACGGCGTATATTTCCTGCCTGGTATCGGATTCGTTCTCAATCCATGGATAGCTCTCTCCAGTTTTGTGGGCGTGCCGCTCGTCTACCTGGCGCTGGGGTTGCTGGTGCACCTGGTGGGGCTCACATCCCGGGCAGCCAACGGCAACGTGATCGCCCAGTTGTTCCTGCCGGTGATGGTCAACGTGATGATACAGCTTGCCGTCCATGACGTCATTGATGCCAGTTCATGGCTGTTCCTGGCGATAAACCTCGGGCTGGCGGCGGTAATTGGGACCATCGTCATCGGGCTGCGATCGAGGCTGACGGCGGAGAACATCATTCTTTCCAATTAG
- a CDS encoding ABC transporter ATP-binding protein, producing MTSAIHIEDVRKTLGYREVLKDISFDVQVGDIFGYLGPNGAGKTTTIRILLGLLRADSGSVSIFGQDIDDAATRMKIGFALDPDGLYDTMTAAENLEYYAQIYDVQDAATSIKRVLGLVGMAERAGDSVGTFSRGMRQRLSLARAMVHNPEVLILDEPTAGVDPSGQIEIRNILLDIARREKKTVLFSSHNLDEVQRICNRIALIDRGVIKLYGELEGLRRKMGKSDITIEIAGAVPENIFGELRERPQFGFREMSGKSLIFEPDEGGATVGDIVNFLATRGVMIEKAGKKEASLEEMYATILKEVEQG from the coding sequence ATGACATCAGCTATTCACATTGAAGACGTGAGGAAGACGCTAGGGTACCGGGAGGTACTCAAGGACATCAGCTTTGACGTCCAGGTCGGCGACATCTTCGGGTATCTGGGGCCCAATGGCGCCGGCAAGACGACTACCATCCGTATCCTGTTGGGGTTGCTCCGCGCTGACAGCGGCAGCGTCTCGATCTTTGGTCAGGACATTGACGATGCCGCGACGCGGATGAAGATAGGCTTCGCCCTGGACCCGGACGGCCTGTACGACACGATGACCGCCGCAGAGAACCTGGAATACTACGCGCAAATCTATGACGTCCAGGACGCAGCTACCAGTATCAAGAGGGTGCTCGGGCTGGTGGGGATGGCGGAACGGGCCGGGGATAGCGTGGGGACGTTTTCCAGGGGGATGCGGCAGCGGCTTTCGCTGGCTCGTGCCATGGTGCACAACCCCGAGGTGCTCATCCTCGACGAACCTACGGCCGGAGTCGACCCTTCCGGGCAGATAGAGATACGGAACATCCTGCTGGACATCGCTCGGCGGGAGAAGAAAACGGTGCTGTTCAGTTCCCACAACCTGGACGAGGTGCAGCGCATCTGCAACCGCATCGCGCTCATCGACCGGGGCGTGATCAAGCTTTACGGAGAACTGGAAGGGCTGCGTCGGAAGATGGGGAAAAGCGACATCACCATCGAGATCGCTGGAGCGGTACCGGAGAACATCTTTGGGGAATTGAGAGAGAGGCCGCAATTTGGGTTCCGCGAGATGAGCGGGAAGAGCCTCATCTTCGAACCCGATGAGGGCGGTGCTACGGTGGGAGACATCGTCAATTTTCTGGCGACGCGTGGCGTCATGATTGAGAAAGCCGGGAAGAAAGAGGCCTCCCTGGAAGAAATGTACGCGACCATCCTGAAAGAGGTGGAGCAAGGATGA
- a CDS encoding AbrB/MazE/SpoVT family DNA-binding domain-containing protein, giving the protein MNKALQGPEGRKFYGSVTVGQRGQIVIPAEARKDFAIAPGDKLLVLGDLAQGIAITTIPLLQKNLKGTVELFNSIQPDRNSDNKC; this is encoded by the coding sequence ATGAACAAGGCGTTACAAGGCCCGGAAGGCAGGAAGTTCTACGGCTCGGTAACGGTTGGGCAGCGGGGACAGATAGTCATACCGGCGGAGGCGAGGAAAGACTTCGCCATTGCGCCGGGCGACAAGCTGCTCGTCCTCGGCGACCTGGCGCAGGGCATTGCCATCACCACGATCCCCCTCCTCCAGAAAAACCTGAAAGGTACCGTTGAACTGTTCAATAGCATACAGCCTGACAGGAACAGTGATAACAAATGCTGA